A window of Prolixibacter sp. SD074 contains these coding sequences:
- a CDS encoding sulfite exporter TauE/SafE family protein has product MEWYLIAGLIGVGFLAGFVNTLAGGGSMLTLPMLMFLGLPAGVANGTNRVAILLQNIAGVKTFRDNKAINLKVDSRLAIPAVIGAIPGAFIAADLNEEIMRRVIAVVLGLMFFLVLLKPKTWERSMIADPERPVWWHYLIFFFIGMYGGFIQVGTGFLLLAGLVMGSGYDLVRGNAVKKWIILLYTPFALAVFFFNHQVDLKAGLILAVGNMLGAVVGAKFAVSWGPKVVKYFLLLALVVVTLKLFNVF; this is encoded by the coding sequence ATGGAATGGTATCTGATTGCAGGATTAATCGGTGTCGGTTTTTTGGCCGGATTTGTGAATACGCTGGCTGGCGGAGGCTCTATGCTTACCCTGCCAATGTTGATGTTCCTGGGACTCCCGGCGGGTGTAGCCAACGGGACCAACCGTGTTGCCATTTTGCTGCAGAATATTGCCGGTGTTAAAACCTTTCGTGATAACAAAGCCATTAATCTGAAAGTCGATTCAAGGCTGGCCATTCCGGCAGTAATCGGGGCCATTCCCGGCGCTTTTATTGCGGCTGATTTGAATGAAGAGATCATGCGGCGGGTAATTGCCGTGGTGCTGGGGCTCATGTTCTTTCTGGTGTTGTTAAAACCGAAAACATGGGAACGAAGCATGATAGCCGATCCCGAACGTCCCGTTTGGTGGCATTACCTGATTTTCTTTTTCATCGGGATGTATGGAGGTTTTATTCAGGTGGGGACCGGATTTTTGCTGTTGGCAGGATTAGTAATGGGAAGCGGTTACGATCTTGTTCGTGGTAACGCGGTGAAGAAATGGATCATTCTTCTCTATACCCCCTTTGCGCTGGCTGTTTTCTTTTTTAATCACCAGGTGGATCTGAAAGCTGGTTTAATACTGGCTGTCGGGAATATGTTGGGAGCAGTTGTCGGAGCTAAGTTTGCAGTTAGTTGGGGCCCCAAAGTGGTGAAGTATTTCCTTCTGTTGGCGCTGGTAGTAGTGACCCTGAAATTATTTAACGTCTTCTGA
- a CDS encoding chloride channel protein, translating into MLSIVVGIGGGFSAVIIKNTVWFIDGLLDNYIPEKIHTYFNFIFPIIGLSLTVFIIKYVIKRPVRHGIPNVLYSLSQRNGKIRRHNMFSSIITSSLTVGFGGSVGLEGPTVATGAAIGSNLAILFHLEYKQIMLMLGCASAAAMAAIFKAPITGIVFAVEVIMIDLTSFSLIPLLVSSITAVVTSYFFLGQDVLYPFKFEATFTHGDLPWYILLGIVTGLVSAYFSKVYRFISEWFEGMSSEWKRLLIGGVLLGVIVLLFPPLFGEGYNPINNCLQGHMGYLYDNSLFEFMRGNIYSVFVFIILLILVKIFATSITFGAGGVGGIFAPTLFMGVHTGMLFAMFLNTTGIHVVNESTFALIAMAGLIAGVLHAPLTGIFLIAELTGGYKMFVPLMIVASVSYLTVRLFVKNSVYTYQLAQRKELFTHDKNKAVLSMMKVTKLIETDFKPVNADASLGDLVKIIEVSHRDIFPVVDNENHMRGMLKMDDIRHLIFRPDQYDKIKVKDLMYMPEYYVSSNDSMQEVADKFHSCGRYNLAVLDEGKYVGFISRARVFSAYQKMLRHFSHD; encoded by the coding sequence ATGCTCAGTATTGTGGTGGGCATTGGTGGTGGTTTTTCCGCAGTAATCATTAAGAATACGGTTTGGTTTATTGATGGGCTGCTGGACAATTACATTCCTGAAAAGATACATACCTATTTCAATTTCATATTCCCAATTATTGGTCTCTCGCTTACGGTTTTCATCATCAAATATGTGATTAAGCGGCCGGTCCGGCACGGGATTCCCAATGTACTTTATTCCCTCTCGCAGCGTAACGGGAAAATCAGGCGGCACAACATGTTTTCGTCCATTATCACCAGTTCGCTGACGGTTGGATTTGGTGGTTCGGTTGGGTTGGAGGGACCAACGGTGGCAACAGGTGCAGCCATTGGGTCGAATCTGGCTATCTTGTTTCACCTCGAGTACAAACAGATCATGTTAATGCTGGGGTGTGCTTCAGCTGCTGCCATGGCTGCCATTTTTAAGGCGCCGATTACGGGCATTGTTTTCGCTGTAGAGGTGATTATGATTGATTTGACCTCTTTTTCACTGATTCCGTTGTTGGTTTCATCCATAACAGCAGTGGTCACATCGTATTTCTTTCTGGGACAGGATGTATTGTATCCTTTTAAGTTTGAGGCAACCTTTACTCATGGTGATCTTCCCTGGTATATTTTGTTGGGTATTGTGACCGGGTTAGTTTCAGCTTACTTTTCCAAAGTGTACCGGTTTATCAGTGAATGGTTCGAAGGGATGTCAAGTGAATGGAAGCGGCTCTTGATAGGGGGTGTCCTGTTAGGAGTGATTGTTTTACTTTTCCCCCCCCTTTTTGGTGAAGGCTATAACCCTATTAACAACTGTCTCCAGGGACACATGGGGTATCTTTACGATAATTCGCTTTTCGAGTTCATGCGGGGAAACATCTATTCCGTATTCGTTTTCATCATTCTGCTGATATTGGTGAAGATTTTTGCAACCAGTATCACTTTCGGGGCTGGTGGAGTAGGAGGTATTTTCGCGCCGACGCTATTCATGGGGGTGCATACCGGAATGTTGTTCGCTATGTTTTTGAACACCACCGGAATTCATGTGGTGAATGAAAGTACGTTTGCGCTTATCGCAATGGCAGGTCTGATTGCCGGAGTGCTGCACGCACCGTTAACCGGAATATTCCTGATTGCCGAACTGACCGGCGGGTATAAAATGTTTGTTCCGCTGATGATTGTGGCATCGGTGTCGTACCTGACAGTTCGTTTGTTCGTGAAAAATTCGGTTTATACGTACCAGTTGGCCCAACGTAAAGAATTGTTCACCCACGACAAGAACAAAGCAGTGTTATCGATGATGAAGGTGACCAAACTGATTGAAACTGATTTCAAACCGGTGAATGCAGACGCCAGCCTTGGCGATTTGGTGAAAATTATAGAAGTGTCTCACCGGGATATTTTTCCCGTAGTGGACAATGAAAATCATATGCGTGGCATGCTGAAAATGGATGATATTCGCCACCTTATTTTCCGTCCGGATCAATACGATAAAATCAAGGTGAAGGATTTGATGTACATGCCCGAGTATTACGTGTCGAGCAACGACTCGATGCAGGAGGTGGCCGATAAGTTTCATTCGTGTGGCCGGTATAACCTGGCAGTGCTTGATGAAGGCAAATATGTGGGATTCATTTCACGGGCAAGAGTCTTTTCTGCTTACCAGAAGATGCTAAGACACTTTTCGCACGATTAA
- a CDS encoding chloride channel protein, giving the protein MKKLADLSLLIREWRLKHLNEHQLTVLLSLIVGLLSGLAAILLQNTIHFASHFLTHDFTSYGQSYQYLAYPGIGILITMLFVKYVVKDDIGHGVAKILFAISNKKSIIKLHNTITSMIGSVITIGFGGSVGAEAPVALTGSSIGSNIARMFRLDYRMMTLMVGCGAAGAISGIFKAPLAGLVFAIEVLMLDLTMSSLIPLLIASASAALLTYFFMGQGYHFSFHLLDSFDMHNIVWYIVLGVLCGFISLLFTRGTMYIEGKFKQLKNPYARVLVGALVLGGLVFLFPSLWGEGYFSIDAILNGHSEELLKNSIFVGLQHNEIWFLVIIAAIILTKIVASSVTTASGGVGGIFAPALFLGGMAGFFMAKLLGLLGMPVPVRNFALVGMAGAMAGVMHAPMTAIFLIAEITGGFSLYIPLMITSAVSYLTIIPFEPLSIYHIRLSERGELITHDKDKAILTLLKLRNVIETDLLTVPVDANLGELVRVISTSKRNIFPVVDKNNRFEGIVLLDDIREIMFNKDMYDKTFVTDVMTTPPAFVSKDERMESVMKKFHETGAWNLPVLEDGKYIGFISKAAIFNAYRSVLVHFSE; this is encoded by the coding sequence ATGAAAAAATTAGCTGATCTTTCGCTTCTCATCAGAGAGTGGCGATTAAAGCATCTTAATGAGCATCAGTTAACCGTGTTGCTCAGTTTAATTGTCGGATTACTTAGCGGACTGGCTGCCATTTTGCTGCAAAACACCATTCATTTTGCCAGTCATTTTTTAACGCATGATTTCACTTCGTATGGACAGAGTTATCAATATCTGGCCTATCCGGGAATTGGGATTCTGATTACGATGCTTTTTGTTAAGTATGTGGTGAAAGACGACATTGGTCATGGTGTTGCGAAAATTCTGTTTGCCATTTCCAACAAGAAAAGTATTATTAAACTCCACAATACCATCACGTCGATGATCGGGAGTGTGATTACGATTGGTTTCGGTGGTTCCGTTGGTGCTGAAGCGCCCGTTGCATTAACCGGTTCGTCCATTGGTTCGAACATTGCCCGAATGTTTCGTCTGGACTATCGCATGATGACGCTAATGGTTGGCTGTGGTGCAGCCGGCGCTATTTCCGGAATTTTTAAGGCTCCCCTGGCAGGTCTTGTCTTTGCAATCGAAGTGCTGATGCTGGATCTGACCATGTCTTCACTCATCCCTTTACTCATTGCTTCAGCATCCGCCGCCCTTCTGACCTATTTCTTCATGGGGCAGGGATATCATTTCTCTTTTCATTTGCTCGATTCTTTTGATATGCACAACATTGTGTGGTATATTGTTTTGGGCGTGTTGTGCGGATTTATTTCGCTTCTTTTCACGCGCGGGACAATGTATATTGAAGGGAAATTTAAGCAGCTTAAGAATCCGTATGCCCGGGTATTGGTTGGGGCATTGGTTTTAGGAGGCCTGGTTTTTCTTTTTCCATCATTGTGGGGAGAAGGCTATTTTTCTATTGATGCCATTCTTAACGGACATAGCGAAGAGCTATTGAAAAATTCAATTTTTGTTGGGTTGCAGCATAATGAGATTTGGTTTCTTGTGATTATTGCTGCCATTATTTTGACCAAGATAGTGGCTTCGTCAGTGACAACTGCTTCAGGTGGTGTTGGTGGAATTTTTGCTCCGGCGCTTTTTCTTGGAGGAATGGCCGGATTTTTTATGGCTAAATTATTGGGACTTCTTGGCATGCCAGTGCCTGTTCGGAATTTTGCCCTGGTAGGGATGGCTGGTGCCATGGCTGGCGTGATGCATGCCCCAATGACCGCTATTTTCCTGATTGCTGAAATTACAGGTGGCTTTAGTTTGTATATTCCGCTCATGATAACCAGCGCTGTTTCTTACCTTACAATTATTCCTTTCGAACCTTTGTCTATTTATCATATTCGATTATCCGAACGGGGCGAGTTGATTACTCATGATAAGGATAAAGCAATTCTGACTTTGCTGAAACTTCGGAATGTGATTGAAACCGATTTGCTGACCGTTCCGGTTGATGCCAACCTGGGGGAACTGGTCAGGGTTATTTCCACGTCGAAACGAAACATTTTCCCGGTAGTGGATAAGAATAACCGGTTTGAAGGAATTGTACTGCTGGACGATATTCGTGAAATCATGTTCAACAAAGATATGTACGACAAAACATTTGTGACGGATGTGATGACCACGCCACCGGCATTCGTTTCGAAGGATGAACGCATGGAAAGTGTGATGAAAAAGTTTCATGAGACAGGGGCATGGAATTTACCTGTTCTGGAAGATGGTAAATACATCGGATTTATCTCGAAAGCGGCCATTTTTAATGCTTACCGCAGTGTGCTCGTTCACTTTTCGGAATAG
- a CDS encoding pitrilysin family protein, giving the protein MISFEKHTLPNGLKVIVHQDKVTPFAAVNVAYNVGSKHENPDRTGFAHLFEHLTFGGSRHIPDFDTPVQQAGGSNNAFTTVDLTNYYITLPAQNIETAMWIESDRILEPAFTDAILSREKKVVIEEFNQHYLNQPYGDVWHLIRALAYKVHPYRWPTIGSTPGHVAQATLNEVKQFFYNHYAPNNAVLVLSGNIVPNKAFRLAEKWFSEVPFRELKNPPRKPEPEQTENRELTVERDVPMDAFYIGWHMGARDADDFFAADLLSDILSNGKSSRFQQRLVKGKKLFNELDAFLSGENDPGLFTVVGRVNPGIGFEKAKKAVLDEIQKTVQEKPLDYELEKVKNKVEAHLLYHEVGYLDNAIQLANYELLGDAAQINEQVQHYRKVTPDDILRVAGKIFREGNMNTLNYLSKKDGK; this is encoded by the coding sequence ATGATTTCATTTGAAAAACATACACTTCCCAATGGCCTCAAGGTCATTGTTCATCAGGATAAAGTAACGCCATTTGCGGCCGTTAATGTGGCATACAATGTGGGTTCCAAACATGAAAACCCGGACAGGACCGGTTTTGCGCACCTGTTCGAACATCTCACGTTTGGCGGAAGCCGGCATATACCCGACTTCGACACACCGGTACAGCAGGCCGGAGGTTCGAACAACGCCTTCACTACGGTCGACCTCACCAATTACTACATCACTCTTCCGGCGCAAAATATCGAAACAGCCATGTGGATTGAGTCGGATCGAATACTGGAACCTGCCTTTACAGATGCCATATTGAGCCGGGAGAAAAAAGTGGTTATCGAAGAGTTTAACCAGCACTACCTCAACCAGCCATACGGCGATGTGTGGCATTTGATCCGTGCCCTGGCCTACAAGGTGCATCCTTACCGCTGGCCAACCATTGGCAGCACGCCCGGCCATGTGGCGCAAGCTACCCTGAACGAAGTGAAGCAGTTCTTTTACAATCACTACGCCCCCAACAACGCGGTATTGGTCCTTTCCGGCAATATTGTCCCCAATAAGGCTTTCCGACTGGCCGAAAAATGGTTTAGTGAAGTTCCCTTCCGGGAATTAAAGAATCCTCCGCGGAAACCCGAGCCGGAGCAAACAGAAAACAGGGAATTGACCGTAGAGCGCGATGTTCCGATGGATGCATTCTATATCGGGTGGCATATGGGGGCCCGCGATGCCGACGACTTTTTTGCCGCCGATTTGCTTTCTGATATTCTTTCGAACGGAAAATCTTCCCGGTTCCAGCAACGGCTGGTGAAAGGGAAAAAACTGTTCAACGAACTGGATGCTTTCCTTTCGGGAGAAAATGACCCCGGCCTTTTCACGGTAGTGGGCAGGGTGAATCCGGGAATTGGTTTTGAAAAGGCAAAAAAGGCCGTTCTCGACGAAATACAAAAAACCGTTCAGGAAAAACCGCTGGACTATGAGTTGGAGAAAGTGAAAAACAAAGTGGAGGCACATCTGCTTTATCACGAAGTCGGATATCTCGACAATGCCATCCAGCTGGCTAATTACGAATTACTGGGCGATGCTGCTCAAATCAACGAACAGGTACAGCACTACCGTAAAGTAACGCCTGACGATATCCTTCGCGTTGCCGGAAAAATCTTCCGCGAAGGAAACATGAATACACTGAACTACTTATCGAAGAAAGACGGAAAATGA
- the glyA gene encoding serine hydroxymethyltransferase — MKKDTQVFEIIEKEDQRQRNGIELIASENFVSEQVMAAMGSCLTNKYAEGYPGHRYYGGCQHVDEAEQLAIDRIKELFDAEYANVQPHSGAQANMAVLMTVLKPGDTFMGLDLSHGGHLSHGSPVNSSGLLYNPIAYKVKEDTGMVDYDMMEELALKEKPKMIIGGASAYSREWDYKRMRKIADKIGAIFMVDMAHPAGLIAAGLLDNPVKYAHIVTSTTHKTLRGPRGGIILMGKDFENPWGITTKKGEVRMMSALLNSAVFPGIQGGPLEHVIAAKAVAFGEALLPEYKTYQAQVQKNAKVMAQAFIDKGYKVISGGTDNHSMLIDLRTKFPEITGKKVENILVLADITINKNMVPFDSRSPFQTSGLRVGTPAITTRGLKEGHMPLIVGLIDEVISNIDDEATIARVRGKVNEMMKDFPIFAW; from the coding sequence ATGAAAAAAGATACCCAGGTTTTTGAAATCATCGAAAAAGAAGATCAGCGACAGCGTAACGGAATTGAATTAATTGCTTCGGAGAACTTTGTTTCGGAGCAGGTAATGGCAGCTATGGGTTCGTGCCTGACCAATAAATATGCAGAGGGTTACCCCGGACATCGCTATTATGGCGGTTGTCAGCATGTTGATGAGGCGGAGCAACTGGCCATCGATCGGATTAAGGAGCTGTTTGATGCCGAATATGCCAACGTACAACCGCACTCAGGTGCACAGGCCAATATGGCGGTTTTGATGACGGTTCTTAAACCTGGCGATACGTTCATGGGGCTTGACCTGTCGCACGGCGGTCACCTTTCACATGGTTCGCCGGTTAACTCATCCGGTTTGCTTTATAATCCGATTGCGTACAAAGTGAAGGAAGATACCGGCATGGTTGATTATGACATGATGGAAGAGCTGGCGTTGAAAGAAAAGCCGAAAATGATTATCGGTGGTGCTTCGGCCTATTCACGTGAGTGGGATTACAAACGGATGCGCAAAATTGCCGATAAGATTGGCGCTATCTTCATGGTGGATATGGCTCACCCGGCTGGACTGATTGCTGCCGGCCTGCTGGACAATCCGGTGAAATATGCACACATTGTTACGTCAACGACGCATAAAACCCTGCGTGGACCACGTGGTGGTATTATTCTGATGGGGAAAGATTTTGAAAATCCATGGGGCATCACCACGAAGAAAGGTGAGGTACGGATGATGTCTGCCTTACTCAATTCAGCTGTATTCCCGGGTATTCAGGGCGGACCGCTTGAGCATGTAATTGCTGCCAAGGCCGTTGCATTTGGCGAAGCCTTACTGCCCGAATACAAAACCTATCAGGCGCAGGTGCAGAAAAATGCAAAAGTGATGGCCCAGGCATTTATCGATAAAGGCTATAAAGTGATTTCGGGTGGAACCGATAACCACTCGATGCTGATTGACCTGCGAACCAAATTCCCGGAAATAACCGGTAAAAAAGTAGAAAATATACTGGTTTTGGCCGACATTACCATTAACAAAAACATGGTGCCGTTCGATAGCCGTTCTCCTTTCCAGACTTCCGGTTTGCGCGTGGGAACTCCGGCTATTACTACCCGCGGATTGAAAGAGGGACACATGCCGTTAATCGTCGGCCTGATTGATGAAGTGATTAGTAACATCGACGATGAAGCTACCATTGCCCGCGTTCGCGGAAAAGTTAACGAGATGATGAAAGACTTCCCGATTTTCGCCTGGTAA
- the tsaD gene encoding tRNA (adenosine(37)-N6)-threonylcarbamoyltransferase complex transferase subunit TsaD, with translation MNNTENIVILGIESSCDDTSAAIIQNGIIKSNEVAGQAVHKAYGGVVPELASRAHQQNIIPVVDQAIKKAGISRDEISAVAFTRGPGLLGSLLVGTSFAKGFALASGIPLIEINHLQGHVLAHFIKEDENDESAPEFPFLCLLVSGGNSQIIIVRDHLDMEVIGQTIDDAAGEAFDKCAKVMGLPYPGGPLIDKLAKEGNPKAFKFAEPKIKGLDYSFSGLKTSFLYFIRDNIKDNPDFIEENKSDICASIQHTIINVLLAKLKRAAKETGIKEITIAGGVSANSGLRETLQKEAEKHNWKLHIPKFAYTTDNAAMIAITGYYKYLKGEFVGQEVAPFSRMVINEK, from the coding sequence ATGAATAACACGGAAAATATTGTTATTTTAGGTATAGAATCCTCCTGCGATGATACTTCTGCTGCCATCATTCAGAATGGTATCATTAAAAGTAACGAAGTAGCCGGCCAGGCTGTTCACAAGGCATACGGCGGAGTTGTCCCCGAATTGGCTTCGCGGGCTCATCAACAAAACATTATTCCTGTTGTTGATCAGGCCATTAAAAAGGCCGGCATTTCCCGCGACGAAATTTCGGCAGTGGCATTTACCCGAGGGCCCGGGTTGTTGGGCTCTTTGTTGGTTGGAACATCGTTTGCCAAAGGCTTTGCCCTGGCTTCCGGCATTCCGCTAATCGAAATTAACCACTTGCAGGGACATGTGCTGGCACATTTCATCAAAGAAGATGAAAATGATGAGTCTGCCCCGGAATTCCCATTCCTCTGCCTCTTGGTTTCCGGCGGAAACTCACAAATCATCATTGTGCGTGACCACCTCGACATGGAGGTCATTGGACAAACCATTGACGATGCCGCCGGCGAAGCTTTCGACAAGTGCGCCAAAGTGATGGGGCTCCCCTATCCCGGCGGCCCGTTAATCGACAAGCTCGCCAAAGAGGGAAATCCGAAAGCGTTTAAGTTTGCAGAACCCAAAATTAAGGGACTGGATTACAGCTTCAGTGGACTAAAAACATCTTTCCTTTATTTCATCCGCGACAACATCAAAGACAATCCCGACTTCATCGAAGAGAACAAATCGGACATTTGTGCTTCTATTCAGCATACCATAATCAATGTGTTGCTGGCCAAGCTGAAAAGAGCGGCTAAAGAAACCGGCATCAAAGAGATTACCATTGCCGGTGGAGTTTCTGCCAACAGCGGTTTACGCGAAACGTTGCAAAAAGAAGCCGAGAAACACAATTGGAAACTACACATCCCGAAATTTGCCTACACCACCGATAATGCGGCCATGATTGCCATCACGGGTTACTACAAATACCTGAAAGGCGAATTTGTCGGTCAGGAGGTGGCACCATTTTCGCGGATGGTTATCAATGAAAAATAA
- a CDS encoding nitronate monooxygenase family protein, with protein sequence MAQNKICKLFNIEFPIIQAGMVWCSGWKLASAISNHGGLGIIGAGSMHPETLEEHIRKARKATTKTFGVNVPLFYPEIDKIMDILVREKVEIVFTSAGNPKKWTPFLKEHGMTVVHVVSSAKFAMKAEEAGVDAVVAEGFEAGGHNGREETTTMTLIPSVRRATKLPLIAAGGIGTGAAIVAALALGADGVQIGSRFAVAEESSAHQLFKQRVVDAVEGDTKLMLKKLAPVRLMKNHFFDMASQAEERCDDADALRALLGKGRSKKGIFEGELEEGELEIGQVSSIIDRIQPVPEIMEELITDYRKTLAMLQQHSSF encoded by the coding sequence ATGGCACAAAATAAAATATGCAAACTCTTCAATATTGAATTTCCCATCATCCAGGCAGGTATGGTTTGGTGCTCCGGATGGAAACTCGCTTCAGCAATAAGTAACCACGGCGGATTAGGTATCATCGGGGCCGGCTCCATGCACCCCGAAACATTGGAAGAGCACATCCGCAAAGCAAGAAAAGCCACCACGAAAACATTTGGTGTAAATGTTCCGCTGTTCTATCCCGAGATAGACAAAATAATGGACATACTGGTGCGTGAAAAAGTGGAAATTGTATTTACCTCGGCGGGAAACCCGAAAAAATGGACTCCTTTCCTCAAGGAACACGGAATGACGGTCGTTCACGTCGTGTCGTCGGCCAAATTTGCCATGAAGGCGGAAGAGGCCGGAGTAGATGCAGTAGTTGCTGAAGGTTTTGAAGCAGGCGGTCACAACGGCCGCGAAGAAACCACTACCATGACCTTGATTCCGTCCGTGCGGAGAGCGACCAAACTTCCGCTGATTGCAGCCGGAGGAATTGGAACAGGCGCAGCGATAGTTGCCGCGTTGGCATTGGGTGCCGATGGCGTTCAGATTGGCTCCCGTTTCGCTGTTGCGGAAGAATCGTCAGCCCACCAACTATTTAAACAACGCGTGGTCGATGCTGTTGAAGGAGACACCAAACTGATGTTGAAAAAGCTCGCACCTGTGCGTTTGATGAAAAACCACTTTTTCGACATGGCTTCACAAGCTGAAGAACGTTGCGACGATGCTGATGCCCTGAGAGCGCTCCTTGGTAAAGGGCGTTCCAAAAAAGGAATTTTCGAAGGCGAACTGGAAGAGGGCGAACTGGAAATCGGGCAGGTTTCTTCCATCATCGACCGCATTCAGCCGGTGCCTGAAATTATGGAAGAGCTGATAACGGATTACCGGAAAACGCTTGCAATGCTTCAGCAACATTCATCATTTTAA